In a single window of the Amycolatopsis sp. cg5 genome:
- a CDS encoding SagB family peptide dehydrogenase, with protein MVTTKPPATIPLWSLTEDTLVEIGENGSLVVMTRWGEFGVEDAGVLAVESLRRMALGPVSLRNVTSGAQWLGEFAPGFVALRRVLRQLSGSVVHSLGLPDGKRPLLSVIPLGPAPLFRPEPVAADRALRLSRFAVLRTGEGGMLLESPDAPFMVLLSRPSAVRIATAFAEPCTILDIVADTGLTEELVADAVRYLVAAGVVLVDDLGDGYAEDEDQDLRHWCHHELLFHARSRTRLACGRPESTRGARFASAPPVVKPVPVGKRFPLPQPDLTAVADAPLTALLETDHLCPGFPEQPITVAQLGELLFRAARIRSVGPAHLPAQESHEASQRPYFSVACLYELELYLTIDRCHGLPQGIYHYDPLGHSVTLINDAPVDLAAVLDMAMVAGAGHRRPAALVTVTARLERTSWALGGAAYSTALLHFGALQQTLYLTAKAMGMSAHAVPLDAGDRVDRALDLTWPAEVALGECVLSA; from the coding sequence ATGGTGACCACTAAGCCGCCCGCGACCATTCCACTGTGGTCACTCACCGAGGACACGCTCGTCGAGATCGGTGAGAACGGCTCGCTGGTGGTGATGACGCGGTGGGGCGAGTTCGGTGTCGAGGACGCCGGCGTGCTGGCGGTGGAATCGTTGCGGCGGATGGCACTCGGCCCGGTGAGCCTGCGCAATGTCACGTCGGGTGCCCAATGGCTCGGCGAGTTCGCGCCGGGATTCGTGGCGCTGCGACGGGTGTTGCGCCAGCTCAGCGGTTCGGTCGTGCACTCGCTCGGGCTGCCGGACGGCAAGCGGCCGTTGCTGTCGGTGATCCCGCTCGGGCCTGCGCCGCTGTTCCGGCCGGAGCCGGTGGCCGCGGATCGTGCGCTCCGGTTGTCGCGGTTCGCGGTGCTGCGCACCGGCGAGGGCGGGATGCTGCTGGAAAGTCCCGACGCGCCGTTCATGGTCCTGCTTTCGCGGCCGTCGGCGGTGCGGATCGCCACGGCCTTCGCCGAGCCGTGCACCATTCTCGACATCGTCGCCGACACCGGCCTGACCGAGGAACTCGTCGCAGACGCCGTGCGTTACCTCGTCGCGGCGGGCGTGGTGCTGGTCGACGACCTCGGCGACGGCTATGCCGAAGACGAGGACCAGGATCTGCGGCACTGGTGTCACCACGAGCTGCTGTTCCACGCGCGCAGCCGGACGAGACTCGCCTGCGGCCGCCCGGAATCCACGCGCGGGGCACGCTTCGCCAGCGCGCCGCCGGTGGTCAAACCAGTGCCTGTCGGAAAGCGTTTCCCGTTGCCACAGCCCGACTTGACCGCGGTCGCGGACGCGCCGCTGACCGCGCTGCTGGAGACCGACCACCTCTGTCCCGGCTTCCCCGAACAGCCGATCACGGTGGCACAGCTGGGCGAACTGCTCTTCCGCGCCGCGCGGATCCGTTCCGTGGGACCGGCTCACTTGCCGGCGCAGGAAAGCCACGAGGCTTCCCAGCGGCCGTACTTTTCGGTGGCCTGCCTGTACGAACTCGAGTTGTACCTGACCATCGACCGCTGTCACGGCCTGCCGCAAGGGATCTATCACTACGACCCGCTCGGGCATTCGGTCACGTTGATCAATGACGCGCCGGTCGACCTCGCCGCCGTACTGGACATGGCGATGGTGGCCGGAGCAGGCCATCGCCGCCCGGCGGCGCTCGTCACCGTGACCGCCAGGCTGGAACGCACCTCCTGGGCACTCGGCGGGGCCGCCTACTCGACCGCGCTCCTGCATTTCGGTGCGCTGCAACAGACCTTGTACCTGACCGCGAAGGCCATGGGCATGTCGGCGCACGCCGTGCCGCTCGACGCCGGTGACCGCGTCGACCGTGCGCTGGACCTTACGTGGCCCGCGGAGGTCGCGCTCGGCGAATGCGTGCTTTCGGCGTGA
- a CDS encoding helix-turn-helix transcriptional regulator yields the protein MEQRPEDPRIRSAPTSLQVAVRQVIASMHARYFDPITLTELASEVFVSPFHFSRVFAKATGVTPGRYLTAIRLFEAKRLLLTTALTVSDIVCSVGYSSVGTFTSRFTRAVGMTPTQYREPEVGQLLLALAPNFRRLPSLSTLRNLGRNCASSTVGDGVLTGRIVMPDGAPPADVLIGVFAEAIPQRGPVAFTGKVSVRSTDFEIQGVPDGDWVVMAVGEHSTGPSQSRFSTAMQPYSVRVRDGRAEQLKIAMRAPLATDPPIAITLASPSSPYGNRLAVPRPGGLRAVA from the coding sequence ATGGAGCAACGACCGGAAGATCCCAGAATTCGTTCCGCGCCCACCTCGCTGCAGGTGGCCGTGCGTCAGGTGATCGCGTCGATGCACGCGCGATATTTCGATCCGATCACGCTCACCGAGCTCGCCTCAGAGGTGTTCGTCAGCCCGTTCCACTTCTCGCGCGTCTTCGCGAAGGCGACCGGCGTGACGCCGGGCCGGTACCTCACGGCGATCCGGCTTTTCGAGGCGAAGCGCCTGCTGCTGACCACCGCGCTGACCGTCTCGGACATCGTCTGCAGCGTCGGCTATTCCAGCGTCGGCACGTTCACCAGCAGGTTCACTCGCGCGGTCGGCATGACGCCCACGCAGTACCGCGAGCCGGAGGTCGGCCAGCTGCTCCTCGCGCTGGCGCCGAATTTCCGCCGGTTGCCGTCGCTGTCGACCCTGCGCAACCTCGGCCGCAACTGCGCCTCGTCGACGGTCGGTGACGGAGTCCTCACCGGACGCATCGTGATGCCCGATGGCGCGCCGCCTGCCGACGTGCTCATCGGGGTGTTCGCCGAAGCCATTCCGCAACGTGGCCCTGTCGCGTTCACCGGGAAGGTCAGCGTCCGCTCGACCGATTTCGAGATCCAAGGTGTGCCTGACGGCGATTGGGTGGTCATGGCGGTCGGCGAGCATTCCACCGGCCCGTCGCAATCGCGGTTCTCGACCGCGATGCAGCCCTATTCCGTGCGGGTCCGTGACGGCCGGGCGGAGCAGCTCAAGATCGCCATGCGCGCGCCGCTGGCGACCGACCCGCCCATCGCGATCACCCTCGCCTCCCCGTCGTCCCCGTACGGCAACCGTCTGGCTGTCCCGCGCCCTGGTGGCCTGCGCGCGGTCGCCTGA
- a CDS encoding DNA-binding response regulator, translated as MIRILLAEDMHMVRGALVALINLESDLRVVAEVASGDQILRVAKECNPDVAIIDIDLPGKDGLTAAVELYEQLPSCQTLILTSLGRPGTVRRALDAKVKGFLLKDAPSNKLANAVRSVAMGQRVIDSDLALAAWEADDCPLTPREIEILRLAARGRTVSDIATELFLSSGTVRNYLATVVTKLNARNRVDAIRIATEAEWL; from the coding sequence GTGATCCGAATACTGCTGGCCGAGGATATGCATATGGTGCGCGGTGCCCTCGTGGCACTGATCAATTTGGAATCGGACCTGAGGGTCGTCGCCGAGGTGGCCTCCGGGGACCAGATCCTGCGCGTGGCCAAGGAATGCAACCCGGACGTGGCGATCATCGACATCGACCTGCCCGGCAAGGACGGCCTCACCGCGGCGGTCGAGCTGTACGAGCAGCTGCCCAGCTGCCAGACGCTCATCCTCACCTCGCTGGGCAGGCCGGGCACCGTGCGCCGTGCGCTCGACGCCAAGGTCAAGGGCTTTCTGCTCAAGGACGCGCCGTCGAACAAGCTCGCCAACGCCGTCCGCTCGGTCGCCATGGGCCAGCGTGTGATCGACAGCGATCTCGCGCTCGCCGCCTGGGAGGCCGACGACTGTCCGCTGACGCCAAGGGAAATCGAGATCCTCCGGCTTGCCGCGCGCGGGCGCACCGTCTCCGACATCGCTACCGAGCTGTTCCTGTCGTCGGGAACCGTGCGCAACTACCTCGCGACGGTCGTCACGAAACTCAACGCGCGCAACCGGGTCGACGCGATTCGCATCGCCACCGAGGCTGAATGGCTTTAG
- a CDS encoding DUF1702 family protein yields the protein MPKLLGVLRKRIFAPSLASVGFAGRGFAVTPTAATARLETIPQAVVTGFEWGIEGPELWEIERRLDMVEPLLRGFAYEGATMAATLLDVMPGRKRDRTAKLLEGPGRQHVFLAYIGIGFAMARLPRVLWKKVLPELTDVPYHPTMSWLAVDGYGFDRAYFDTKRWVDEQRVEAPYPWAGAPEYFQRAVDQGIGRALWFINGADDRAVADAVNRFPAERRPDLWAGVGLAATFAGGCDELGLARLRESSGEHHDELALGVVFAIKARTFAGFVPEHSERAAQLLAGLTVDRAREIADSTEVTESDGAEPAYELWRQRIRDHFTTGARRLAG from the coding sequence ATGCCAAAACTGCTGGGCGTGCTCCGCAAGCGGATCTTCGCCCCGTCACTGGCCTCGGTCGGCTTCGCCGGCCGGGGCTTCGCGGTCACGCCGACCGCCGCGACCGCCAGGCTCGAGACGATCCCCCAAGCGGTCGTCACGGGGTTCGAATGGGGGATCGAGGGCCCGGAGCTCTGGGAGATCGAACGGCGCCTCGACATGGTGGAGCCGCTGCTGCGCGGCTTCGCGTACGAGGGCGCCACCATGGCGGCGACGCTGCTCGACGTCATGCCCGGTCGCAAGCGTGACCGCACGGCCAAGCTCCTCGAGGGGCCCGGCCGCCAGCACGTCTTCCTCGCCTACATCGGCATCGGCTTCGCGATGGCCAGGCTGCCGCGGGTGCTGTGGAAGAAGGTGCTGCCCGAGCTGACCGACGTGCCCTATCACCCGACGATGAGCTGGCTCGCCGTCGACGGCTACGGCTTCGACAGGGCGTACTTCGACACGAAGCGCTGGGTCGACGAGCAGCGCGTCGAGGCGCCGTATCCGTGGGCGGGCGCGCCGGAGTACTTCCAGCGCGCGGTCGACCAGGGGATCGGGCGGGCGCTCTGGTTCATCAACGGCGCTGATGACCGCGCCGTCGCCGACGCGGTGAACCGGTTCCCCGCCGAGCGCAGGCCCGACCTGTGGGCCGGCGTCGGGCTGGCGGCCACCTTCGCGGGCGGCTGCGACGAACTCGGGCTGGCGAGGCTGCGTGAATCGTCCGGCGAACACCACGATGAGCTGGCGCTCGGTGTCGTCTTCGCGATCAAGGCACGCACGTTCGCGGGCTTCGTGCCGGAGCACAGCGAGCGGGCCGCGCAGCTGCTGGCCGGGCTGACGGTCGACCGGGCGCGCGAGATCGCCGACAGCACCGAGGTCACCGAGTCCGACGGTGCCGAGCCCGCCTACGAGCTGTGGCGGCAGCGCATTCGCGATCACTTCACGACCGGTGCGCGGCGCCTGGCCGGGTGA